Proteins found in one Panicum hallii strain FIL2 chromosome 4, PHallii_v3.1, whole genome shotgun sequence genomic segment:
- the LOC112889526 gene encoding pentatricopeptide repeat-containing protein At1g11290, chloroplastic, with amino-acid sequence MLCCRATASLPPSPPTPSHAADPHARLRAAAARSDLPGALAAFAAMPSAPAAARPVLRTFTALLKLCAARADLATGRAVHAQLAARGLASESLAATALANMYAKCRHPTDARMVFDRMPARDRVAWNALVAGYARNGLPEAAMEMVVRMQEEDGERPDSVTLVSVLPACASARALRACRQVHAFALRAELDELVNVSTAILDAYCKCGAIEAARAVFDWMPVRNSVSWNAMIDGYAQSGNATEALALFKRMVKEGVDVTDATILAALQACGELGHLDEARHVHELLVRIGLKSNVSVMNALITTYSKCKRTDLAAQVFNELGNKKTRISWNAMILGFSQNGCSEDAVRLFSTMQLENVKPDSFTLVSVIPAVAEISDPLQARWIHGYSIKHHLDQDIYVLTALIDMYSKCGRVTMARRLFDSARQRHVITWNAMIHGYGSHGFGKVAVELFEEMKVTGNLPNETTFLSVLAACSHAGLVDQGRRYFASMKEDYGLEPGMEHYGTMVDLLGRAGKLDEAWSFIKDMPIQPGISVYGAMLGACKLHKNVELAEESAQKIFELGPEEGVYHVLLANIYANASKWKDVARVRTAMEKKGLQKTPGWSIIQLKNEVHTFYSGSTNHQQAKEIYARLAKLIEEIKAVGYVPDTDSIHDVEEDVKAQLLNTHSEKLAIAYGLIRTAPGTTIQIKKNLRICNDCHNATKLISLVTGREIIMRDIQRFHHFKDGTCSCGDYW; translated from the coding sequence ATGCTGTGCTGCCGCGCCACCGCCTCCCTCCCGCCGTCTCCTCCCACCCCCTCGCATGCCGCCGACCCGCACGCGCGcctgagggcggcggcggcgcgctccGACCTCCCGGGCGCGctcgccgccttcgccgccatgccctccgcccccgcggccgcgcgcccCGTCCTCCGCACCTTCACCGCGCTCCTCAAGCTCTGCGCGGCGCGCGCCGACCTCGCCACGGGCCGCGCCGTCCACGCGCAGCTCGCCGCGCGGGGGCTCGCCTCCGAGTccctcgccgccaccgccctcGCCAACATGTACGCCAAGtgccgccaccccaccgacgCGCGCATGGTGTTCGACCGGATGCCCGCCAGGGACCGCGTCGCCTGGAACGCGCTCGTCGCCGGCTACGCGCGGAACGGCCTCCCCGAGGCCGCCATGGAGATGGTCGTCCGGATGCAGGAGGAGGACGGGGAGCGGCCCGACTCCGTCACGCTCGTGTCCGTGCTGCCAGCCTGCGCCAGCGCCCGGGCGCTCCGCGCGTGCAGGCAAGTCCACGCGTTCGCGCTCCGCGCCGAGCTTGATGAGCTCGTGAACGTCTCCACGGCGATTCTTGACGCGTACTGCAAGTGCGGAGCGATCGAGGCAGCGAGGGCTGTCTTCGATTGGATGCCGGTCAGGAACTCTGTGTCCTGGAACGCCATGATCGATGGGTACGCCCAGAGCGGCAACGCCACGGAGGCGCTGGCTCTGTTCAAGAGGATGGTTAAGGAGGGTGTGGATGTGACGGATGCGACCATACTGGCAGCACTGCAAGCGTGCGGAGAGCTTGGACATCTTGATGAGGCGAGACATGTTCATGAGCTACTTGTGAGGATCGGCCTCAAGTCAAATGTGTCGGTGATGAACGCCCTTATCACCACGTACTCCAAGTGCAAGAGGACTGACCTTGCTGCCCAGGTTTTCAATGAACTGGGCAACAAAAAGACACGGATCTCGTGGAATGCCATGATCCTTGGCTTCTCGCAGAATGGATGCTCTGAGGACGCAGTGAGGCTTTTCTCTACTATGCAGTTGGAAAATGTGAAACCTGATTCGTTCACTCTTGTCAGCGTGATTCCTGCGGTTGCGGAGATTTCAGATCCTCTGCAGGCAAGATGGATCCATGGATATTCAATCAAGCACCACCTAGACCAGGACATCTATGTCCTCACAGCCCTTATTGACATGTACTCTAAATGTGGGCGTGTCACCATGGCTAGACGGCTCTTCGATTCTGCAAGGCAgaggcatgttatcacctggaaCGCGATGATCCATGGGTATGGCTCACATGGTTTTGGCAAGGTTGCAGTCGAGCTGTTTGAAGAGATGAAGGTCACTGGCAATTTGCCCAACGAGACAACATTCCTCTCGGTCCTTGCGGCATGCAGTCACGCTGGTTTGGTTGACCAAGGACGGAGATATTTTGCTAGCATGAAGGAGGACTATGGGCTTGAACCTGGGATGGAGCACTATGGCACCATGGTGGATCTTCTTGGGCGAGCTGGGAAGTTAGATGAAGCATGGTCATTTATAAAAGACATGCCTATACAACCTGGCATTAGTGTGTATGGTGCAATGCTAGGTGCTTGCAAGTTGCACAAGAATGTGGAATTGGCGGAAGAATCAGCACAGAAGATCTTTGAGCTGGGGCCAGAGGAGGGGGTGTATCATGTCCTCTTGGCAAACATTTATGCAAATGCTTCTAAGTGGAAGGACGTTGCACGGGTGAGGACTGCCATGGAGAAGAAAGGCCTCCAGAAGACTCCTGGATGGAGTATTATTCAGCTAAAAAATGAGGTCCATACCTTCTACTCTGGAAGCACAAATCACCAGCAAGCAAAGGAAATATATGCAAGGCTGGCTAAGCTGATAGAAGAGATCAAAGCTGTGGGCTATGTGCCAGACACTGATTCAATTCATGATGTAGAAGAGGATGTCAAGGCACAGCTGCTTAACACTCACAGTGAGAAGCTTGCAATTGCATATGGGCTCATTCGAACAGCCCCTGGAACAACAATT